A single window of Mycolicibacterium aurum DNA harbors:
- a CDS encoding nuclear transport factor 2-like protein, giving the protein MASREQLEDWVERWLQANRDAEEAGDWKPMAEFYTDDATYGWNIGPKEDVMCVNKDEIRDVALGLEMEGLENWVYEYQKVLIDEKQNEIVGFWKQIANKSDGTRDEIYGIGGSWFRLNDQLLIEWQRDFFDFGHVQKAFIKLIESGDLTPTMQKRIERSIAGEKLPGYYPLGEAPVPIW; this is encoded by the coding sequence ATGGCCTCACGTGAGCAGTTGGAAGATTGGGTCGAGCGCTGGTTGCAGGCCAACCGCGACGCCGAAGAGGCCGGTGACTGGAAGCCGATGGCCGAGTTCTACACCGACGACGCGACATACGGCTGGAACATCGGCCCCAAAGAGGACGTCATGTGCGTCAACAAGGACGAGATCCGCGACGTGGCACTGGGCTTGGAGATGGAGGGCCTGGAGAACTGGGTCTACGAGTACCAGAAAGTGCTGATCGACGAGAAGCAGAACGAGATCGTCGGATTCTGGAAGCAGATCGCGAACAAGAGCGACGGCACGCGCGACGAGATCTACGGCATCGGCGGCAGCTGGTTCCGGCTCAACGACCAACTGCTCATCGAGTGGCAGCGCGACTTCTTCGACTTCGGCCACGTGCAGAAGGCGTTCATCAAGCTGATCGAATCGGGCGACCTCACCCCCACCATGCAGAAGCGGATCGAACGCTCGATCGCAGGCGAGAAGCTGCCCGGGTACTACCCGCTCGGCGAGGCACCCGTTCCCATTTGGTAA
- a CDS encoding nuclear transport factor 2 family protein, giving the protein MTETTQELSPVVAASQSSWRCVQSGDREGWLALMSDDIVVEDPIGEAVTNPDGTGVRGKEALAAFYDANIGPNQLRVTCEETFPSSSPSEIAYILVLQTTFPNGFVATVRGVFTYRVDDAGLITNLRGYWNMDAMTFSEAETTH; this is encoded by the coding sequence GTGACCGAAACGACCCAGGAGCTGTCACCGGTTGTCGCGGCGTCGCAGAGTTCGTGGCGGTGCGTGCAATCCGGTGATCGCGAAGGCTGGCTGGCGCTGATGTCCGACGACATCGTCGTCGAGGATCCGATCGGTGAGGCCGTCACCAATCCGGACGGCACCGGTGTGCGGGGGAAGGAGGCCCTCGCGGCGTTCTACGACGCCAACATCGGACCCAACCAGCTGCGTGTCACCTGCGAGGAGACGTTCCCGTCCAGCAGCCCGAGCGAGATCGCCTACATCCTGGTGCTGCAGACCACGTTCCCGAACGGGTTCGTGGCCACGGTGCGCGGGGTGTTCACGTATCGGGTTGACGACGCCGGGCTGATCACCAACCTGCGCGGCTACTGGAACATGGACGCGATGACGTTCTCCGAAGCGGAGACGACGCATTAG
- a CDS encoding SDR family NAD(P)-dependent oxidoreductase, with the protein MAGRGAVVVGGTRGVGLAVAELLGSLGAGVVVNGRDAEAVSAAAQRVPGAVGQPGSPADPTVADALIDRCAREFGSIDILVNCAGTAEPVGSSILNVTTEQFRDLMDAHLGTAFQTCRAAAPRMADQGSGVIVNTSSFAFLGDYGGTGYPAGKGAVTSLTLAIAAELKEYGVRANVVCPGAKTRLSTGPEYEAHIAELNRRGLLDEISTQGALDAAPPEYVAPTYGYLVSDLAKDITGQIFIAAGGFVGRFDRQTPSIVAYRGHHDEPPWTIDEIAAQLTR; encoded by the coding sequence CTGGCGGGCCGCGGCGCAGTCGTCGTCGGCGGCACCCGCGGGGTCGGCCTCGCGGTCGCCGAACTGCTGGGGTCCCTCGGCGCCGGCGTCGTGGTCAACGGTCGCGACGCAGAGGCCGTGTCCGCAGCGGCACAACGCGTTCCGGGTGCTGTCGGGCAGCCGGGGTCACCGGCTGATCCGACAGTCGCCGACGCACTGATCGACCGGTGCGCCCGGGAGTTCGGCAGCATCGACATCCTCGTCAACTGCGCGGGCACTGCCGAGCCGGTCGGGTCGTCGATCCTGAACGTCACCACCGAACAGTTCCGCGACCTGATGGACGCCCACCTGGGCACCGCCTTTCAGACGTGCCGCGCGGCCGCTCCCCGGATGGCGGACCAGGGGTCGGGTGTCATCGTCAACACGAGTTCGTTCGCGTTCCTCGGCGACTACGGTGGCACGGGCTACCCGGCGGGCAAAGGGGCGGTCACCAGCCTCACGCTGGCCATCGCCGCCGAACTCAAGGAGTACGGCGTCCGCGCGAATGTGGTGTGCCCCGGCGCGAAGACCCGGCTGTCGACCGGCCCCGAGTACGAGGCACACATCGCCGAGTTGAACCGCCGGGGTCTGCTCGACGAGATCAGCACCCAGGGTGCTCTCGACGCGGCCCCACCGGAGTACGTGGCGCCGACCTACGGGTACCTCGTCAGCGATCTGGCCAAGGACATCACGGGCCAGATCTTCATCGCCGCAGGCGGATTCGTCGGCCGGTTCGATCGCCAGACCCCGTCGATCGTGGCGTACCGCGGGCACCACGACGAACCGCCGTGGACCATCGACGAGATCGCGGCGCAGCTCACGCGGTAG
- a CDS encoding NDMA-dependent alcohol dehydrogenase, with the protein MKTKGALIWEFNQPWTIEEIEIGDPVKDEVKIQMEASGMCHSDHHLVTGDIPMAGFPVLGGHEGAGVVTEVGPGVEGLEPGDHVVLSFIPSCGACPSCQAGLRNLCDLGAMLLQGTAVSDNTHRIHSADGTPVIPMTLLGTFSPYMVVHKSSVVKIDPSIPFEVACLVGCGVTTGYGSAVRSADVRPGDDVVIAGIGGVGMGALQGALNAGARNIFAIDPVEWKRDQALKFGATHAYPDIFSAMAGVAEVTQGRMSAKTIITTGELHGEEIDNYLNITAKGGTCVVTAVANMAKSDVTLNLSMLTLLQKNLQGTIFGGGNPHHDIPQLLSMYKAGRLNLDDMVTRQYKLEQINDGYKDMLEGRNIRGVIRYTDADR; encoded by the coding sequence ATGAAGACCAAAGGCGCTCTGATCTGGGAATTCAACCAGCCGTGGACGATCGAGGAGATCGAGATCGGTGACCCCGTCAAAGACGAGGTCAAGATCCAGATGGAAGCCTCGGGCATGTGCCACTCCGACCACCACCTGGTGACCGGGGACATCCCGATGGCGGGCTTCCCCGTCCTGGGCGGGCACGAGGGCGCCGGCGTCGTCACCGAGGTGGGCCCGGGCGTCGAGGGCCTGGAGCCCGGCGACCACGTCGTGCTGTCGTTCATCCCGTCCTGCGGTGCGTGCCCGTCGTGTCAGGCCGGTCTGCGCAACCTCTGCGACCTCGGCGCCATGCTGCTGCAGGGCACCGCTGTCTCCGACAACACCCACCGCATCCACTCGGCCGACGGCACCCCCGTCATCCCGATGACCCTGCTCGGCACCTTCAGCCCGTACATGGTGGTGCACAAGAGCTCGGTCGTGAAGATCGACCCGTCCATCCCGTTCGAGGTCGCCTGCCTCGTGGGCTGCGGCGTGACCACCGGCTACGGCTCCGCGGTCCGCAGCGCCGACGTCCGCCCTGGCGACGACGTGGTGATCGCCGGAATCGGCGGCGTGGGCATGGGAGCGCTGCAGGGCGCCCTCAATGCCGGCGCACGCAACATCTTCGCCATCGACCCGGTCGAGTGGAAGCGTGATCAGGCCCTCAAGTTCGGCGCCACCCATGCCTACCCCGACATCTTCTCCGCCATGGCCGGAGTCGCCGAGGTCACCCAGGGCCGGATGTCCGCCAAGACCATCATCACCACCGGTGAGCTCCACGGTGAAGAGATCGACAACTACCTCAACATCACCGCCAAGGGCGGCACCTGTGTGGTGACCGCGGTGGCCAACATGGCCAAGTCCGACGTGACGCTCAACCTGTCGATGCTGACCCTGCTGCAGAAGAACCTGCAGGGCACCATCTTCGGTGGCGGCAACCCGCACCACGACATCCCCCAGCTGCTGTCGATGTACAAGGCCGGCCGGCTCAACCTCGACGACATGGTCACCCGGCAGTACAAGCTGGAACAGATCAACGACGGCTACAAGGACATGCTGGAAGGCCGCAACATCCGCGGCGTCATCCGCTACACCGACGCCGACCGGTAG
- a CDS encoding cytochrome P450, giving the protein MTTATVPRVSGGEEEEHGHLEEFRTDPIGLMKRIRDECGDVGWFQLADKQVVMLSGAEANEFFFRSSDSELNQAEAYPFMTPIFGEGVVFDADPERRAEMLHNTALRGEQMKGHAATIENEVRRMIENWGDAGEIDLLEFFAELTIYTSTACLIGLKFRNQLDSRFANYYHLLERGTDPLCYVDPYLPIESFRIRDEARANLVELVQEVMNGRIANPPTDKSDRDLLDVLVSIKDEDGSPRFSANEVTGMFISLMFAGHHTSSGTSSWTLIELLRHPDYYAQVQQELDDLYADGQEVSFHALRQIPKIDNALKETLRLHPPLIILMRVAQDEFEVAGHEIHKGQMVAASPAISNRIPEDFPDPDHFDPDRYEKPRQEDLINRWTWIPFGAGKHRCVGAAFAQMQIKAIFSVLLREYEFEMAQPPESYRNDHSKMVVQLARPAKVKYRKRIKD; this is encoded by the coding sequence GTGACCACTGCCACCGTCCCCCGCGTATCCGGCGGCGAGGAAGAAGAACACGGCCACCTCGAAGAGTTCCGCACCGACCCGATCGGCCTGATGAAGCGGATCCGAGACGAGTGCGGGGATGTCGGCTGGTTCCAGCTGGCCGACAAGCAGGTGGTGATGCTGTCCGGCGCGGAGGCCAACGAGTTCTTCTTCCGCTCCAGCGACAGCGAGCTCAATCAGGCCGAGGCCTATCCGTTCATGACGCCGATCTTCGGTGAGGGTGTGGTGTTCGACGCCGATCCGGAGCGGCGGGCGGAGATGCTGCACAACACCGCGTTGCGCGGCGAGCAGATGAAGGGCCATGCGGCCACCATCGAGAACGAAGTCCGCAGGATGATCGAGAACTGGGGTGACGCAGGTGAAATCGATCTGCTGGAGTTCTTCGCCGAGCTGACGATCTACACCTCGACGGCCTGCCTGATCGGCCTGAAGTTCCGCAACCAGCTGGATTCCCGGTTCGCGAACTACTACCACCTGCTGGAGCGCGGCACCGACCCGCTCTGCTACGTAGACCCCTACCTGCCCATCGAGAGCTTCCGCATCCGCGACGAAGCCAGGGCCAATCTGGTGGAGTTGGTGCAGGAGGTCATGAACGGCCGAATTGCCAACCCGCCCACTGACAAGAGCGATCGCGACCTGCTTGACGTGCTGGTCTCGATCAAGGACGAGGACGGCAGCCCGCGTTTCTCGGCCAACGAGGTCACCGGCATGTTCATCTCGCTGATGTTCGCAGGCCACCACACCAGCTCGGGCACGTCGTCGTGGACGCTCATCGAGCTTCTGCGCCACCCCGACTACTACGCCCAGGTCCAGCAGGAACTCGACGACCTCTACGCCGACGGCCAAGAGGTGAGCTTCCATGCGCTGCGCCAGATCCCGAAGATCGACAACGCACTGAAGGAGACGCTGCGGCTTCATCCGCCGCTGATCATCCTGATGCGGGTCGCCCAGGACGAGTTCGAGGTGGCCGGGCACGAGATCCACAAGGGACAGATGGTGGCCGCGTCGCCCGCGATCTCCAATCGGATCCCCGAGGACTTCCCCGACCCGGACCACTTCGATCCCGACCGCTACGAGAAGCCGCGGCAGGAAGATCTGATCAACCGGTGGACGTGGATTCCGTTCGGGGCGGGCAAGCACCGCTGCGTCGGCGCCGCGTTCGCGCAGATGCAGATCAAGGCGATCTTCTCGGTTCTCCTTCGTGAGTACGAGTTCGAGATGGCGCAACCGCCCGAGAGCTACCGCAACGACCACTCCAAGATGGTGGTCCAACTCGCGCGTCCGGCAAAGGTGAAGTACCGCAAGCGAATCAAGGACTGA
- a CDS encoding SDR family oxidoreductase, with protein sequence MPRFDPLPDRRPALVAGASSGIGEATAIDLAARGFPVALGARRVEKLEQIVDKIRADGGEAIAVHLDVTDPDSVKAAVEQTTSELGDIEVLVAGAGDTYFGKLDAISTEQFESQIQIHLIGANRVATAVLPGMIERQRGDLIFVGSDVALRQRPHMGAYGAAKAALVAMVTNYQMELEGTGVRASIVHPGPTKTSMGWSLPADLIGPALEDWAKWGQARHDYFLRAADLARAITFVAETPRGGFIANMELQPEAPLNSAPADRQKLTLNEENLNS encoded by the coding sequence CCTCTGCCCGACCGCCGGCCCGCTCTGGTCGCAGGCGCCTCGTCCGGAATCGGCGAGGCCACCGCGATCGACCTTGCCGCGCGCGGCTTTCCGGTTGCTCTGGGCGCCCGCCGGGTCGAGAAGCTGGAGCAGATCGTCGACAAGATCCGCGCCGACGGCGGCGAGGCGATCGCGGTGCATCTCGACGTCACCGATCCCGACTCGGTGAAGGCGGCCGTCGAGCAGACCACCTCCGAGCTCGGCGACATCGAGGTACTCGTCGCCGGCGCGGGTGACACCTACTTCGGCAAGCTCGACGCGATCAGCACCGAGCAGTTCGAGTCGCAGATCCAGATTCATCTGATCGGGGCCAACCGGGTGGCCACCGCGGTACTGCCCGGCATGATCGAACGCCAGCGCGGCGACCTCATCTTCGTCGGCTCCGACGTGGCACTGCGCCAGCGTCCGCACATGGGGGCCTACGGTGCGGCCAAGGCAGCACTGGTCGCGATGGTGACCAACTACCAGATGGAGCTCGAGGGCACCGGCGTGCGGGCATCGATCGTGCACCCCGGTCCGACCAAGACCTCGATGGGCTGGAGTCTGCCCGCCGACCTGATCGGACCTGCGCTCGAAGACTGGGCCAAGTGGGGTCAGGCCCGCCACGACTACTTCCTGCGCGCAGCCGACCTGGCCCGCGCCATCACCTTCGTTGCCGAGACCCCGCGCGGCGGCTTCATCGCGAACATGGAACTGCAGCCCGAAGCCCCGTTGAACAGCGCTCCCGCGGACCGTCAGAAACTCACCCTGAACGAGGAGAACCTGAACTCGTGA
- a CDS encoding ferredoxin, translated as MGSYRVELDEDLCQGHAMCELEAPDVFRVPKRGVVEILDSEPPDDLRDAVEMAVDMCPTRALSITEK; from the coding sequence ATGGGCAGCTACCGCGTGGAACTAGACGAGGACCTGTGCCAGGGCCACGCCATGTGCGAACTGGAAGCCCCGGATGTGTTCCGCGTGCCCAAGCGGGGCGTGGTCGAAATCCTGGACTCCGAACCCCCCGACGACCTTCGCGACGCCGTGGAGATGGCGGTCGATATGTGTCCCACCCGTGCTCTATCCATCACCGAGAAATAA